TTAATACAAATAGACAGACTATGCCACACTTAGGGCAATAGATGTACTCAATACACAGCTTATTGCATCTCTAGGCTAACAGAATCTCAATAGAGAATAAAAAATAATTTATCAGGAGGTATTGAAACGTCAATATTAGGATTTTGTTTTTACCAGTCTCATATTCATGAAAAAAGTGTCAGCAATTAATAATCTTTAACAAATTACGTTTTTCAAAATATGGCGGCGGGGCGGCGGTAAACCGCCGCCCCGCCGACAGTTGTTATCGAAAAAAGCAATAATTAATTACATTGGAGAGTTGAAAAATACCGCCTTATGTCACATTTCTTCAACAGAAGCGATCGCCTTTTGCTAGGTTAACTTGGTAATGTCCAAATCATATTTTAGGAAGTTTTGTCAATAGCCATAATTACAGCCAGGTGAATTCGATGTTAGTTAATACAACTCCTACTATCGTGAGAGAGAATCGACTACTTACGGCTCTTCCTGCCTGTGAATATCAACGTCTCGTTCCTTATTTGAAGTTCGTTTCGCTTTCATCAGGACAGATTCTTTACGAGGCAGAAGAACCAATAACACGGGTTTATTTTCCTAACAATTCACTAGTTTCTTTAATTATCAGTACAGGAAATGGGTCTACCGTAGAAGTTGGTTGTGTAGGTAACGAAGGTATAGTAGGTGTCCCTGTAATTTTGGGAAGCAATACAACGACTACAAGTGCTGTTGTCCAAATTGCAGGTAATGCTATGCAGATGAATGCAGATATACTAAAAAGCGAGTTTGCATGTGGTAGAAATCTTCAAAAGCTACTGCTATCCTATGTACATGCTCTGTACGCTCAAGCAGCCCAAGCGGCTGTGTGCAATCGCCTACATACCCTAGAAGCAAGGCTTGCGCGCTGGCTGCTCACGGTTTCTGACCGGATACAATCAAACAAACTGCCCCTTACTCAGGAATATATTTCTTTGATGCTGGGTGTACGTCGCTCTGGTGTGACAGTGGCGGCTGGAATTCTCAGCGAGCAGGGAATTATTAGCTATAACCGCGGTAACATTACTATTCTCAATAGAAAAGGTTTAGAAGCTATATCTTGTGAGTGTTATCGGCTGCTCAAAAGTGAATTTGCTCGATTACTGGGTAATTAGCAGAAGTGCAAGTTTTTATCTATCTATAAAGGTCATTTTTCCAAAATCTATATTTCTTTGATTCAACCTCTCGATAGAGGTTTATTCTTGGCTAATTTTGCTATCACAAAACAATTATGAACTTCCAAAAAATTTTTGATAAACCACCTGAAACTGAAGCCAGCGCGCCTGGAAGGGTAAACCTTCTAGGCGAACATACAGATTATAATGATGGCTTCGTTTTGCCAACAGCTATTCCACAATCAACAACAGTACAGTTAGGTCTGAGTACTGATGGACACCATCACTTTTACTCAGAAAATTTAGATGAGCAAGTCGATATTTTAGACAGCAACCATACGCCATCTGGATTTGCGAGTTATATTTTTGGGTGTATTCACGTTTTAGAACAAGCAGGATACACAATCTCATCGCTGAATGTGTATGTTACATCTTCAGTACCGATGGGTTCGGGTTTATCGAGCAGTGCGGCTTTAGAAGTTAGCACTCTTAGAGCAGTACGCCAACTTCTTAACCTCCCGATAAATGATGTAGAAATTGCCCAATTGGCACAAAAAGCGGAAATTCATTATGCTGGGGTGCAATGCGGCATCATGGATCAAATGGCTTCTAGCTTGGCTGATACTGAGCATATGTTGTTTTTAGATACTCGTACTCTAGAACGCCGCGTGCTACCTTTTCCTAGTGGGGCTGAGATTGTAGTCATAGATAGCGGTGTGCCTCGCACTCTAGCAAGTAGCGGATATAACCAAAGGCGAAGTGAGTGCGAAGCCGCAGCGCGATCGCTGGAAGTAAAAGCTCTCCGAGATATTACTGATGCTAGGATTGTAGAAGACTTACCAGAACCCTTACGCCGTCGCGCTCGTCATGTAGTTACAGAAGATAACCGGGTTTTAGAGGCTGTGCGAGGTGTATCATCCGAACGCTTTGGCGAGTTGATGAACGCATCTCACGCTAGCTTGCGCGATGATTACGAAGTTTCCGTTCCCGCGCTGGATATATTAGTAGAGATTTTGCAAAAAACAGCAGGAGTGTTTGGCGCAAGGCTGACTGGTGCTGGTTTTGGTGGTGCTTGCGTAGCTTTAGTAGCAGCAGGCAAAGGAAGAGCGATCGCAAATCACGCCTTAGAAGCTTACAATCAAGCAGGTTACACCGGACAAATTTTGGTTCCGGAGACTGGCGACAAATGACAACTGACAAAGTGATTTTTGGTAATGCTGAAGACGAGGGTGCTAATCGCTGGGGATGGTTTCTCGGACACTTTATCACCCCTGTTGCAGATCCGCGTTCCACAGAAGCACTAGAAGTTAAATGGGGCGTTCATAAAGCTGGCGACAGTAGAACTCAGTGGGCGATAAATAATCAAGCAGCTACTATTTCCATTCTGATTAACGGCCAATTCCGTTTGCAATTTGAAGATAGAGAAATTGTCTTATCTCGTCCAGGTGATTATGTTCTCTGGCGTGCAGGTATTCCCCATACCTGGGTTGCTGAATCTGATTGTACTGTTTTAACTATTAGATGGCCTTCAAAGCCGGGCGATAGCATCGGAATTTCCAGTAAGTAAGCTCATTGAAGAAACCAGAATTCAGCAGTCAGAATTAATTGCGTGTTAATTGTAGGCATAGCCTTCCGGGTGGATAGAGTACTACATTTTTAGTGGAGGTCTTAAACTCCTACAATTCATCTACAAGTCAGACAGAATTTAGAATTGAATTTTGACTTCTGAATTCTATTTTCATCAATAAATTCGAGCTAAGATGCTGTGCAATATTGCACAAGTATCTCTAACTAGCCATTTGGGAATAAAAACCCACAAATAAGTTGATAGATTTCTGACTGAAAAATATCAGCATGGTGTCCAGCAAATGCATCTGCAACAAATTTGTCATGTTGGTGTAACAGTGAAAGATCGGCGACAATCATCTGTTTGCTGGGAACGTTATTTGCGGAAAATCCCACATCTACTTGAAGTGTAGCCAATGAGTTAGCAAATTTTGCCTTCACAATATCCGTTGGGCCTGCTGCTCCTAATGCAGGTCTGTTGTCAAAAAGGTTGACCAGTTTATGCGCTATCGGATAAGCATTTTGCAATGCTTTATCTTCCTTAGATGTTGTAATTAACAATCTAATATTTGGAAACTCTGTAAAGATATTTCCATAACTTTGCTTTGGCTCCAATCCATTATTATCAAAAGCTGCTTGCATCAAAATAACATTAAAATTTATCTTGCTGCGCAGAGAAGTAATTAAAGGTTGTTTAGCTAAAGCTTCTAAGGCCGAACAAATAACCTTACAGCCAAAGCTATGACCAATTAAATTAATGTTCAAAGGAATCTTAGAAGGAATCGCTTGCAAACTCTCGATCAGCAACCGCATAACCGCATATCCAGCATTTGCTCCTATAGCATCAGCTCGTCGTTCCATTGTGTAGAAAGAAAGAGCTTGTAGATAGTTTTCAATGTTGTTACTATCTTCACTGAGCATAGAAGGCCAATGAATTCCAATTCCGAGTCCATTTATGACTTGCTTATTTAAAGTTTGGCAGTGATTGAGCAAGACCTTGCCCAATTCTACTGAGAATAGGTTGTATTGGGACATTGTGTTAATTGAGTTAGTCCACCAACCATGCGAGTAGATAAAGAAGTTATTAAAATTAAAGGGTTGTTGAGTTAGTGTATCAACCTCTCTCTTGATATTAGAGTCTAGGATGACTCCATTTTCATTCGTTGGCAGAAGGAGAAAATAAGCCATATTTTACCTCTCATTCACAATTAACTTGGTAAATCTGGATAAATTTTCGGAAATTCAGACAGTAAAGATGAATAGCAGCTCTTTATCTGATTTTTCATCTTTATTCTTGTTCCTCCACTACTTAAAGTTGTGTATTGTGAATAAGAATACAAGAGGAATGTGAGAATCTTATGAAGAAGTAAATAAGTTTACATTTTTAAATAATCTATATTCTTGTGTAGTATTTATAACTTGTATAACGATCGCTATCAAAATATTATTCTGCAAGTAGGTAACTAAAAATCTAACATTACTACTTCTTCAATATCTTTTCTCTATTTTCTGCAATCTCTAGCAGACTGTAAATTTGTATCACAAAAGACTAGTAAACTCTATAGTTTTAGGTTAAATTAGTCTAAATTCAGTAACTCAGTTGTACTAAAATTGACTTATATTTTTTGATTTTGTATACGCAATATTTTAAAATAACCACTAAATATTAATGATAAATTATCAAATCTGGAAGCTTAAATGGGCTAAGAATTGTGCATTTGCTATCAGTCTTACATCCCTGACCACCTTATTAGCAATTACTAGTATTGCTGCGGAATTCCCTAAAAATCCTATTGTTGAATCGCAAACAAAACAACTCCGTCCTACTAAAATTACACCTGACGAAATAGGTCAAATTAGGCAAGCACTACCTCGGCGTAACATACTTGTTAAACACGCCTTCCGCGTGAATTTACCAGATTTTGGTTCCTGTATATTTGTGCCAGTTCAAGAATTCCTCAAGGGTTCCAAAAAAGCTAAACTATCTTTATATTTGGTGAAGAATAATCGAGTAATCTATACTTTTCCGGAATCAAAAAATGTGCAAATTTGGAACTTCTTAGGACTAAAAGCTGTATCTTTTCTCGAACTTGATTTTGATGGGCCTGATGAAGATGGTATTCTTCTCATCGGTAACTACACAACGATGAATTTCCCTACAACTCGCAGTGTCCCCTTAAATTCGCCTCCACCTTTCCCCGTGACACTTCTTTATCATAGGGAAAAAAATGGATTTAAGGTTGAGGAAGATATTAGTCAAAAACTCACATCTCGTAAAGTTAAAACCATTGCTGAGGCTGAAAATATTTTGAGAGACGAGTTCAGATTTTTACCATAAACTCGGCAAGCAGATATTATATTTTATTCATCGCTCAAAGTTTCAATTAACAAATCCACTTGTTGCTGACGCTGCTGCAAAAAATTCTCGCATTGGCGTAAATATTCAACAGCAGTTGTAAATTGGTCGAATACCTCTTCCAATTCCAACTCGCCTG
The genomic region above belongs to Calothrix sp. NIES-2098 and contains:
- a CDS encoding Crp/Fnr family transcriptional regulator, yielding MLVNTTPTIVRENRLLTALPACEYQRLVPYLKFVSLSSGQILYEAEEPITRVYFPNNSLVSLIISTGNGSTVEVGCVGNEGIVGVPVILGSNTTTTSAVVQIAGNAMQMNADILKSEFACGRNLQKLLLSYVHALYAQAAQAAVCNRLHTLEARLARWLLTVSDRIQSNKLPLTQEYISLMLGVRRSGVTVAAGILSEQGIISYNRGNITILNRKGLEAISCECYRLLKSEFARLLGN
- a CDS encoding galactokinase, translating into MNFQKIFDKPPETEASAPGRVNLLGEHTDYNDGFVLPTAIPQSTTVQLGLSTDGHHHFYSENLDEQVDILDSNHTPSGFASYIFGCIHVLEQAGYTISSLNVYVTSSVPMGSGLSSSAALEVSTLRAVRQLLNLPINDVEIAQLAQKAEIHYAGVQCGIMDQMASSLADTEHMLFLDTRTLERRVLPFPSGAEIVVIDSGVPRTLASSGYNQRRSECEAAARSLEVKALRDITDARIVEDLPEPLRRRARHVVTEDNRVLEAVRGVSSERFGELMNASHASLRDDYEVSVPALDILVEILQKTAGVFGARLTGAGFGGACVALVAAGKGRAIANHALEAYNQAGYTGQILVPETGDK
- a CDS encoding exodeoxyribonuclease VII small subunit, whose protein sequence is MIKRNSASNSDAVAAWNYEAKVAEIENIITRIETGELELEEVFDQFTTAVEYLRQCENFLQQRQQQVDLLIETLSDE